One part of the Parabacteroides distasonis ATCC 8503 genome encodes these proteins:
- a CDS encoding RnfABCDGE type electron transport complex subunit G: MAKLKSTLPNMLLSLTGICLVAGAILAGVNQFTAGPIAVAKATALEEAIKAVAPEFDNKPTEDVYMAVSSDGDSLKIYPAKKGGQVVGGAVESNTKKGFSGEIRVIVGFDMDGKILNYSVLQHAETPGLGAKMQEWFRADKNKQSVLGRTIPDGGLKVTKDGGDVDAITAATISSRAFLDAVNRAYSAFAGVDGLTGATSTDNK, translated from the coding sequence ATGGCAAAATTAAAATCAACATTACCCAATATGCTCCTTTCACTAACAGGCATTTGCTTGGTAGCAGGGGCGATCCTAGCCGGAGTGAACCAGTTTACCGCCGGCCCTATAGCGGTAGCCAAAGCGACCGCCTTGGAGGAAGCGATTAAAGCCGTTGCTCCCGAGTTCGACAACAAACCGACTGAGGACGTCTATATGGCCGTCTCCTCCGATGGTGATTCCCTCAAGATTTATCCTGCCAAGAAAGGCGGACAAGTCGTTGGCGGAGCTGTAGAGAGTAATACGAAAAAAGGCTTTAGCGGTGAGATACGGGTTATCGTAGGTTTCGATATGGATGGCAAGATCTTGAACTATTCCGTATTGCAACACGCCGAGACTCCGGGCTTGGGAGCCAAGATGCAAGAATGGTTCCGTGCGGACAAGAACAAGCAAAGTGTCTTGGGACGTACGATTCCGGACGGAGGCTTAAAAGTAACAAAAGATGGTGGCGATGTGGACGCTATCACGGCAGCGACAATCTCCAGCCGTGCGTTCCTCGATGCCGTGAACCGTGCGTATAGCGCATTCGCTGGCGTAGACGGACTAACGGGTGCCACTTCAACTGATAACAAATAA
- a CDS encoding RnfABCDGE type electron transport complex subunit E, giving the protein MSNLKILMNGIITENPTFVLLLGMCPTLGTTSSAINGMSMGLATMFVLICSNIVISALKNVIPDLVRIPGYIVVIATFVTVVQMCMEAFVPALYASLGLFIPLIVVNCIVLGRAEAFAAKNGVVPSAFDGIGIGLGFTMALTLLGACREFLGTGKLFNVTLMPEEYGSLIFVLAPGAFIALGYLVAIVNKLRKA; this is encoded by the coding sequence ATGAGTAATCTAAAAATATTGATGAATGGTATCATCACGGAGAACCCGACATTTGTATTACTGTTAGGTATGTGTCCTACCTTGGGAACGACCTCTTCGGCCATCAACGGCATGAGTATGGGATTGGCTACGATGTTCGTATTGATTTGCTCGAATATCGTGATTTCCGCCTTGAAAAACGTAATCCCCGACTTGGTGCGTATCCCGGGATATATCGTTGTGATCGCGACGTTCGTGACCGTAGTGCAGATGTGCATGGAAGCGTTCGTCCCGGCTTTATACGCTAGCTTGGGATTATTTATCCCGTTGATCGTGGTAAACTGTATCGTACTAGGACGTGCCGAGGCTTTCGCTGCGAAGAACGGCGTAGTCCCATCCGCTTTCGACGGAATCGGTATCGGACTGGGCTTTACGATGGCTCTTACGCTGCTGGGCGCTTGCCGTGAGTTCTTGGGAACCGGTAAGTTATTCAACGTAACCTTGATGCCCGAGGAATATGGTTCGCTGATCTTCGTATTGGCTCCGGGAGCGTTTATCGCCTTGGGTTATCTGGTAGCAATAGTAAACAAACTGCGTAAAGCATAA
- a CDS encoding Fe-S cluster domain-containing protein: MILIAVISLGAIGAVGAVFLYAASKKFEVYEDPRIAQVQEVLPGANCGGCGYPGCAGFAGACVKADSLDGLLCPVGGGPVMAKVATILGKEAGTAEPMVAVVRCNGTCQARPRTNSYDGTKSCAIASTLYGGETNCSFGCLGYGDCVNACAFDAIHINPATGIAEVDEEKCTSCGACVKACPKNIIELRKKGPKSRRIYVSCVNKDKGAAARKACANACIGCGKCAKECPFEAITVTNNVAYIDYTKCRLCRKCVAVCPTGAIHELNFPPRKEAAPAPKAETVKPAPKAEATVKPEATPKATSEEKTNLN, translated from the coding sequence ATGATTTTAATTGCCGTTATTTCATTAGGAGCAATCGGGGCGGTCGGAGCGGTTTTCCTCTACGCTGCTTCCAAGAAATTTGAAGTCTACGAAGATCCTCGCATCGCACAAGTACAGGAAGTCCTTCCCGGGGCGAACTGTGGAGGTTGCGGTTATCCGGGTTGCGCCGGATTCGCAGGCGCTTGCGTAAAAGCTGACTCATTAGACGGATTGCTCTGCCCCGTTGGTGGTGGCCCGGTCATGGCCAAGGTCGCTACAATACTGGGTAAAGAGGCGGGTACAGCCGAACCCATGGTAGCCGTTGTCCGTTGCAACGGAACTTGTCAGGCCCGCCCACGTACAAACTCTTATGATGGAACGAAAAGTTGCGCCATCGCCTCTACCCTTTACGGAGGCGAGACGAATTGTTCTTTCGGTTGCCTAGGTTATGGCGACTGCGTGAACGCCTGCGCTTTCGACGCCATCCACATCAACCCGGCTACGGGAATCGCCGAGGTAGACGAGGAAAAATGTACTTCCTGTGGTGCTTGTGTGAAGGCTTGCCCGAAGAATATCATCGAGCTAAGAAAGAAAGGACCTAAATCACGCCGGATTTACGTGTCTTGCGTAAATAAGGACAAGGGAGCCGCCGCTCGCAAGGCTTGTGCCAACGCTTGTATCGGCTGTGGCAAATGTGCCAAGGAATGTCCGTTCGAGGCAATCACCGTAACAAATAACGTAGCTTATATCGATTATACGAAGTGTCGTTTATGCCGCAAATGCGTGGCTGTATGTCCGACAGGAGCTATTCATGAGCTGAATTTCCCTCCTCGCAAGGAAGCCGCTCCCGCTCCGAAAGCGGAGACCGTGAAACCGGCGCCAAAGGCAGAGGCTACCGTGAAACCGGAAGCCACACCGAAAGCTACAAGTGAAGAAAAAACAAATCTAAATTAA
- a CDS encoding DUF3078 domain-containing protein → MMMKRHGVYALLLLSLIGGSAYSQENQLVTGTIVQRPAQQVVSDDTIPAINLSEEELDNIVDIRKQFEKQNKTYSEPLAPSTNLLRFLKKDELEISDEAMYWARLVRDASTIFDNTMTFRDTVIVNPLFMPIVFRGDYLPENLIFYNFDSLKERTPYDNLYRADSIFKDLERNKQFEEMAYKYVQNNYPTYFRYSERDLPNEVIKPKFIKKNIYEDLPIKVEADANFEDVDAPARFIPERRYWISAFESAIQFSQNYVSENWYKGGSSNLNLFTKNNLKYDYKKDKVQVTNELEFKASVYTAPKDTLRNYKIGDDVFRIHSNVGYQAFNKWYYTFDAEFKTQFFTNYQENERIKQAAFLAPFSINFGLGMKYELEKQFTDKHKKIKFSTNLAPISYTYMYTTQEIDYSRHGFKKNEETGEFNNKLSQIGSTIRADLAFDFNRNVSWQSRLYFFTTYGDHTIGEFENTLVLAISRFFSTRIYFHLRYDDGVEKTEDNKSYFQLNELLSFGFNYKW, encoded by the coding sequence ATGATGATGAAGAGGCATGGTGTGTATGCGCTATTATTACTTTCACTAATTGGAGGCTCGGCATACAGTCAAGAGAACCAGCTAGTTACCGGAACGATAGTTCAACGTCCCGCACAGCAAGTCGTATCGGATGATACGATTCCCGCGATCAATCTTAGCGAAGAGGAATTAGACAACATCGTAGACATTCGTAAGCAATTCGAGAAGCAAAACAAGACTTACTCGGAGCCCTTGGCCCCAAGCACGAATTTACTGCGTTTCTTGAAGAAAGACGAGCTGGAAATCTCGGACGAGGCGATGTATTGGGCCCGTCTGGTACGAGACGCCTCCACGATTTTCGATAATACGATGACCTTCCGGGATACCGTGATCGTAAACCCTTTGTTCATGCCGATCGTTTTCCGGGGAGATTATTTACCCGAGAACTTGATATTCTACAACTTCGATTCGTTGAAGGAGAGGACTCCCTATGATAACCTATACCGGGCAGATTCCATTTTCAAAGATCTGGAACGAAACAAACAATTCGAGGAGATGGCTTACAAATATGTACAGAACAATTACCCGACTTATTTCCGCTACTCCGAGAGGGATCTGCCCAATGAGGTAATCAAACCTAAATTCATCAAGAAGAATATTTATGAGGACTTGCCGATCAAGGTGGAGGCTGATGCCAATTTTGAGGACGTAGACGCTCCCGCCCGCTTTATCCCGGAGCGGAGATACTGGATATCGGCCTTCGAGAGCGCCATCCAATTCTCCCAGAACTACGTTTCGGAGAACTGGTATAAAGGTGGAAGTAGCAACTTGAACCTGTTCACCAAGAACAATTTAAAATACGACTATAAGAAAGATAAGGTACAAGTAACGAACGAACTGGAATTCAAAGCCAGCGTATATACGGCACCGAAGGATACCTTAAGGAACTATAAGATCGGTGACGACGTATTCCGTATACACAGCAACGTCGGCTACCAAGCGTTCAACAAATGGTACTATACGTTCGACGCTGAGTTCAAGACCCAGTTCTTCACCAACTACCAAGAGAACGAGCGCATCAAACAGGCCGCATTCCTAGCCCCGTTCTCTATCAACTTCGGTCTCGGTATGAAATACGAGCTGGAAAAACAATTTACCGACAAGCATAAGAAGATTAAATTCAGCACCAACTTGGCGCCGATCTCCTATACATATATGTATACGACACAAGAGATCGATTATAGCCGTCACGGTTTCAAGAAAAACGAGGAAACCGGTGAGTTCAATAACAAGCTAAGCCAAATAGGTTCCACGATCCGCGCAGACCTCGCCTTCGATTTCAACCGTAACGTAAGCTGGCAATCCCGTCTTTATTTCTTTACCACTTACGGCGATCATACCATCGGGGAGTTCGAGAATACCTTGGTTCTGGCCATCAGCCGCTTTTTCTCCACACGTATCTATTTTCACCTTAGATACGACGATGGAGTGGAAAAAACAGAGGATAACAAGAGTTATTTCCAGCTTAATGAGTTGTTAAGTTTCGGTTTTAATTACAAATGGTAA
- the galE gene encoding UDP-glucose 4-epimerase GalE: MKKKILVAGGTGYIGSHTTVELQNAGYEVVIIDDLSNSNIEVLDGIEKITGIRPEFIQLDLKDKEGTRKALEAHPGIKGIILFAASKAVGESVQQPLKYYRNNIVTLVNLLEMMPEFNIEGIVFSSSCTVYGQPDPENLPVTENAPIKPAMSPYGNTKQINEEIIRDTIHAGAPFKSIILRYFNPIGAHPSAEIGELPNGVPQNLIPYLTQTAMGIRKELSVFGDDYDTADGSCIRDYINVVDLAKAHVIAMDRMLENKSDEHIEIFNLGTGNGVSVLELINTFEQTTGVKVPHKIVGRREGDIEKVWANPEHANKVLGWTAKETLADTLQSAWNWQKRLRERGIQ, encoded by the coding sequence ATGAAAAAGAAGATTTTAGTAGCGGGCGGAACCGGTTATATCGGCTCACACACCACAGTAGAATTGCAGAACGCCGGATATGAGGTAGTCATTATCGACGATTTGTCAAACTCGAATATCGAGGTGCTCGATGGTATCGAGAAAATCACGGGCATCCGTCCGGAGTTTATCCAATTGGATCTAAAGGATAAGGAAGGTACTCGCAAGGCATTGGAAGCTCATCCGGGCATCAAAGGCATTATCTTGTTCGCCGCTAGCAAGGCGGTAGGAGAATCCGTACAGCAGCCTTTGAAGTATTATCGCAATAATATTGTCACTTTGGTGAACTTGTTGGAGATGATGCCTGAATTCAATATCGAAGGTATCGTATTCTCTTCCTCTTGTACGGTATACGGACAACCGGATCCGGAGAACTTGCCGGTAACCGAGAATGCCCCGATCAAACCCGCTATGTCTCCTTATGGAAACACGAAGCAGATCAACGAGGAGATTATCCGGGATACGATCCATGCGGGAGCGCCTTTCAAGAGTATCATCTTGCGCTACTTCAACCCGATAGGCGCTCACCCAAGCGCAGAGATCGGCGAGTTGCCAAATGGTGTTCCCCAGAACTTGATCCCGTACTTGACACAGACGGCTATGGGTATCCGCAAGGAATTAAGCGTATTCGGCGATGATTATGATACGGCAGACGGCTCTTGCATCCGTGACTATATCAATGTCGTAGACTTGGCGAAAGCGCATGTAATCGCTATGGACCGTATGCTTGAGAATAAGTCTGATGAGCATATCGAGATATTCAACCTAGGTACCGGCAATGGTGTTTCTGTCCTTGAACTGATCAATACCTTCGAGCAGACAACAGGCGTTAAGGTTCCGCACAAGATCGTGGGCCGTCGTGAAGGTGATATCGAGAAGGTATGGGCCAATCCGGAGCACGCGAATAAGGTATTAGGCTGGACCGCCAAGGAGACTTTAGCCGACACCCTGCAATCCGCATGGAACTGGCAGAAACGTTTGAGAGAACGTGGCATCCAGTAA
- a CDS encoding SoxR reducing system RseC family protein, with the protein MSESINHTGFVEKIDGDTVFVRITQQSACSGCHAQSMCSASEKKDKIIEVPDRSGRFHVNEVVIICGQNSMGLQAVLLAFVIPLVIVVGAIVIGTNLQWDETTSGLTGLSLLLPYYCILYLMRDKLKRRFIFTLKKLN; encoded by the coding sequence ATGAGCGAAAGTATAAATCATACAGGATTTGTAGAGAAGATCGATGGCGACACCGTCTTCGTCCGCATTACCCAACAATCCGCATGCTCGGGATGCCACGCACAGTCTATGTGCTCGGCATCCGAGAAAAAGGATAAGATCATTGAGGTACCCGATCGGTCGGGACGGTTTCACGTAAACGAGGTAGTGATAATATGCGGACAAAATTCCATGGGACTTCAGGCCGTATTGCTAGCATTTGTCATTCCTTTGGTGATAGTCGTGGGGGCCATCGTAATCGGGACGAATCTACAATGGGACGAGACCACGAGCGGGTTAACCGGTTTATCGCTTTTACTGCCTTATTACTGTATACTATACTTAATGCGTGACAAACTAAAAAGACGATTTATATTTACTTTGAAAAAACTTAATTGA
- a CDS encoding RnfABCDGE type electron transport complex subunit D: MENNLYVSPSPHIHGGDSISKNMYGVLIALIPAFLVSLYFFGLGALIVTVVSVLACMIFEYLIQRFLMKKEPTLCDGSAILTGVLLAFNLPSNLPVWIIIIGALAAIGIGKMSFGGLGNNIFNPALVGRVFLLISFPAQMTTWPVVDALNVFPMTYTDAQTGATVLSLMNEGVTELPSYGNMLVGAMGGSLGEVSAVALILGLLFMLWKKIITWQIPVSILATVFVFTGIMHLVNPVQYASPFVHLLSGGLLLGSIFMATDYVTSPMSKNGMLVYGVGIGILTTVIRLFGSYPEGMSFAILIMNAFTPLINSYIKPKHFGGK, translated from the coding sequence ATGGAAAATAATTTATACGTATCGCCCTCGCCCCACATCCATGGAGGCGACAGCATAAGCAAAAATATGTATGGTGTACTGATTGCCCTTATCCCGGCTTTCTTGGTATCCCTTTATTTCTTCGGTCTGGGAGCGTTGATCGTTACGGTCGTATCGGTTCTGGCCTGTATGATATTCGAGTATTTGATCCAGCGATTCCTGATGAAAAAGGAACCGACCCTTTGCGATGGCTCCGCTATCCTGACGGGCGTATTGCTGGCCTTCAACCTACCTTCCAACCTTCCGGTCTGGATCATTATCATCGGAGCGTTGGCGGCGATCGGCATCGGCAAGATGTCTTTCGGTGGATTAGGTAATAATATTTTCAATCCGGCGTTGGTCGGACGTGTATTCTTATTGATCTCCTTCCCGGCGCAGATGACGACTTGGCCGGTGGTAGATGCCTTGAACGTTTTCCCGATGACTTATACGGACGCCCAGACCGGTGCGACGGTACTGTCGTTGATGAACGAGGGCGTGACCGAGCTTCCGTCTTACGGGAATATGCTTGTAGGGGCTATGGGAGGTAGTCTCGGTGAAGTGAGCGCCGTGGCCTTGATCCTCGGTCTTTTATTCATGCTATGGAAAAAGATCATCACTTGGCAGATCCCGGTATCCATCTTGGCTACCGTATTCGTATTCACGGGCATCATGCACTTGGTGAATCCGGTACAATACGCCAGCCCGTTCGTTCATTTATTATCCGGTGGTTTGTTATTAGGCTCCATCTTTATGGCGACCGACTACGTAACCTCGCCGATGAGCAAGAACGGAATGCTTGTCTACGGCGTGGGAATCGGAATCCTTACCACGGTGATCCGTTTGTTCGGGTCTTACCCGGAAGGTATGTCGTTCGCTATCCTGATCATGAACGCATTTACTCCGCTAATCAACAGCTATATCAAACCTAAACATTTCGGAGGAAAGTAA
- the rsxA gene encoding electron transport complex subunit RsxA, whose translation MEYILIFIAAVFVNNVVLAQFLGICPFLGVSKKVETAAGMGAAVTFVLTIATIVTFLVQKYILDAFGLGFMQTISFILIIAALVQMVEIILKKVSPALYQALGVFLPLITTNCCILGVAILVIQKEYNLLESVVYAISTAIGFALALIIFAGIREQLAMTHVPEGMKGTPIALITAGLLAMAFMGFSGIV comes from the coding sequence ATGGAATATATATTGATATTTATCGCCGCCGTATTCGTTAATAACGTTGTACTGGCACAGTTCTTGGGAATTTGTCCGTTCTTGGGGGTATCTAAGAAAGTGGAGACTGCCGCAGGCATGGGAGCCGCCGTTACGTTCGTGCTTACGATCGCCACGATTGTTACATTCCTCGTGCAAAAATACATATTGGACGCTTTCGGATTAGGGTTCATGCAGACGATCAGTTTCATCTTGATCATCGCCGCCTTGGTTCAGATGGTGGAAATCATATTGAAGAAGGTCTCTCCCGCCCTTTACCAGGCGTTGGGCGTATTCCTTCCGTTGATCACCACGAACTGCTGTATCTTGGGTGTGGCGATCCTTGTAATCCAAAAAGAGTATAATTTATTAGAATCTGTGGTATATGCTATCTCGACCGCTATTGGATTTGCGCTAGCTTTGATTATCTTCGCGGGTATTCGGGAGCAACTAGCCATGACGCATGTTCCGGAAGGCATGAAAGGCACTCCTATCGCCTTGATAACGGCCGGTTTGCTAGCTATGGCTTTTATGGGATTCTCGGGTATCGTATAA
- the rsxC gene encoding electron transport complex subunit RsxC, with amino-acid sequence MLRTFRIGGIHPPENKLSAGKKITALATPKQVIIPLSQHIGAPAQAVVKKGDLVKVGTLLAKAGGFVSANIHSSVSGKVNKIDNALDASGYKRPAIYIDVEGDEWEETIDRSETLVKECTLSSKEIVDKIAASGIVGLGGATFPTQVKLMPPPGNKAEIVIINAVECEPYLTSDHSLMLEKGEQILVGVTILMKAVNVNKAVIGIENNKPDAIAHLQKLAVNYKGIEIMPLKVQYPQGGEKQLIDAVIRRQVKSGALPISAGAVVQNVGTAYAVYEAVQKNKPLFERVVTITGKAVANPSNFLVRMGTPISCLIEAAGGLPENTGKIIGGGPMMGKALISAEVPVCKGSSGVLLLTTEESVRKPIRDCIRCAKCVGVCPMGLNPTLLMNATEFQNWELAEKNYITDCIECGSCSYTCPANRPLLDQIRLGKGKVMGIIRSRKS; translated from the coding sequence ATGCTAAGGACATTTCGAATCGGAGGTATACATCCCCCCGAGAATAAACTGTCTGCCGGTAAGAAAATTACGGCTCTCGCTACGCCTAAACAGGTGATTATCCCCCTCAGCCAGCATATCGGTGCCCCAGCGCAGGCCGTGGTGAAGAAAGGGGATCTGGTAAAGGTGGGTACATTGCTAGCCAAGGCGGGTGGTTTCGTATCAGCGAACATCCACTCTTCCGTATCCGGCAAAGTGAACAAGATAGATAACGCTCTCGACGCTAGCGGATACAAACGTCCCGCTATCTATATAGATGTGGAAGGTGATGAATGGGAAGAGACGATCGACCGCAGCGAGACCTTAGTGAAGGAGTGCACGCTGTCTTCCAAGGAAATCGTGGATAAGATCGCCGCTTCCGGTATCGTCGGTCTGGGTGGAGCGACTTTCCCTACGCAGGTGAAATTGATGCCGCCTCCCGGAAACAAGGCAGAGATCGTAATCATCAACGCCGTGGAGTGTGAGCCTTATCTTACTTCCGACCATTCGTTGATGCTGGAGAAAGGCGAGCAAATCCTAGTCGGTGTCACGATCCTAATGAAAGCGGTCAACGTGAACAAGGCCGTGATCGGTATCGAGAATAACAAGCCGGACGCTATCGCCCATCTGCAAAAGTTGGCGGTAAATTATAAAGGTATAGAGATCATGCCGCTTAAGGTACAATATCCGCAAGGAGGCGAGAAACAATTGATCGACGCCGTTATTCGCCGTCAGGTAAAAAGTGGTGCGCTTCCTATCTCGGCGGGTGCCGTGGTACAGAACGTAGGAACTGCTTATGCCGTTTACGAGGCGGTACAAAAGAATAAACCGTTGTTCGAGCGTGTGGTGACGATCACGGGTAAGGCGGTAGCTAATCCTTCCAATTTCTTGGTTCGTATGGGAACACCGATCAGTTGCTTGATCGAGGCCGCAGGTGGCCTGCCCGAGAATACGGGTAAGATTATCGGTGGCGGACCGATGATGGGTAAAGCGTTGATCAGCGCCGAGGTGCCGGTTTGCAAAGGAAGCTCCGGTGTTTTATTACTGACAACGGAGGAATCTGTCCGCAAGCCGATCCGGGATTGCATCCGTTGCGCCAAATGCGTAGGTGTCTGCCCGATGGGATTGAACCCTACCCTATTGATGAACGCCACGGAATTCCAGAATTGGGAATTGGCGGAGAAGAACTATATCACCGACTGTATCGAGTGCGGGTCGTGTAGTTATACCTGTCCGGCCAACCGTCCGTTGCTGGATCAGATCCGGTTGGGTAAAGGAAAAGTTATGGGTATTATCCGGTCTAGAAAGTCATAA
- a CDS encoding hybrid sensor histidine kinase/response regulator, whose protein sequence is MTNTTLNLEELLCGVNELVDTLWIVTLGNEKVEIVKDSMTPEREGECLDYTELCQTYIQEYVYPADLGKWEEILSLNSLRQMAASGVANKKFDMRFCNDLLGFEWHEAFIRILKDKSGIPDRVILFSRYVNHCRKAQIVEAAVQTEYDYVVYIEANTNSYVMYTSNRESGMPVPPIASNDYEKEVAEFHHKYVPEDQRDELTRNLSLDHVLSILQNSREYVLFCQVMENGVFRDKKLRFSFFDKERNILLLTRTDIMEVREEERQRQLLQDALQVAKSANQAKSDFLSRMSHDIRTPMNAIIGMTTIASMHIDDRERIVDCLKKIMVSSKLLLNLINEVLDMSKVESGHILLTDEEFDMGELLQSVITMVQTSVSQKFQDFRVHLFQIKHEKLIGDVQRIQQVLLNLLSNAIKYTPDYGKITLEIREKPIKNGNYGLFEVTVIDNGIGIKPDFLHKVFEPFERAEDATLRNIQGTGLGMAISRNIAHMMNGEILVESEYGKGSVFTFTMQLKLQDQGCFEDDHLRDLPVLVVDDDIVCCENACMRINEIGMKGEYAISGEEAIGKVERAHHLNDDYFAVILDLKMPGMDGIETATRIRKVVGRDIPIIILSAYDCPHFEEIAQRAGVDGFISKPLMKSKLFYLMKSFAIKQEEKEEETEKPQYPFGNFEGKRILLVEDNSLNREIATVLLEETGAVVEEAENGLVAVNMVKNSSPGYYDLVFMDIQMPVMNGYDSTRHIRALERPDIKSMPIIAMSANAFAEDIKLCKESGMNEHIAKPIDFGKVLEILEKYL, encoded by the coding sequence ATGACAAATACTACTTTAAATTTGGAAGAACTACTCTGTGGTGTAAACGAGCTAGTCGATACGCTTTGGATCGTCACATTAGGTAATGAAAAGGTTGAGATAGTCAAAGATTCGATGACTCCCGAAAGGGAAGGAGAATGTTTGGATTATACAGAACTTTGCCAGACTTACATTCAAGAATATGTATATCCTGCGGATTTAGGGAAATGGGAGGAGATCTTATCCTTGAATTCATTGCGGCAAATGGCGGCTAGCGGCGTAGCAAATAAGAAGTTCGACATGCGTTTCTGTAATGATTTGTTGGGTTTTGAGTGGCATGAGGCTTTTATTCGTATCTTGAAAGATAAGAGTGGAATTCCGGATCGTGTCATTCTTTTCAGCCGCTATGTGAATCATTGTCGCAAGGCACAGATCGTAGAGGCTGCCGTTCAGACTGAGTATGATTATGTCGTTTATATAGAGGCAAATACGAATAGCTATGTCATGTATACTTCCAATCGTGAAAGTGGGATGCCGGTCCCCCCGATAGCGAGTAATGACTATGAAAAAGAGGTAGCCGAGTTCCACCACAAATATGTGCCGGAGGATCAGCGAGATGAGTTAACCCGAAATCTTTCCCTAGATCATGTCTTATCTATCTTACAAAATTCCCGTGAGTATGTCTTGTTCTGTCAGGTGATGGAGAATGGCGTTTTTAGGGATAAGAAGTTGCGTTTTAGCTTTTTCGATAAGGAGAGGAATATACTTCTTTTGACCCGGACCGATATTATGGAGGTTCGTGAGGAAGAGCGGCAAAGGCAATTACTTCAAGATGCCCTACAAGTGGCTAAATCGGCAAATCAGGCTAAATCGGATTTCTTATCCCGTATGAGCCATGATATACGTACTCCGATGAATGCCATTATCGGTATGACCACTATCGCCAGTATGCATATCGACGATCGGGAGCGTATAGTGGATTGCTTGAAGAAGATTATGGTTTCTTCCAAATTGTTATTGAACTTGATCAATGAGGTCTTGGATATGTCTAAGGTAGAGAGCGGACATATTTTGCTGACAGACGAGGAGTTCGATATGGGCGAGTTATTGCAAAGCGTAATTACTATGGTTCAGACTTCGGTCAGTCAGAAGTTTCAGGATTTCCGGGTTCACTTGTTTCAAATCAAACATGAAAAGCTGATTGGCGATGTGCAACGGATTCAGCAAGTATTGTTGAATTTGCTGTCAAACGCCATAAAGTATACGCCGGACTATGGGAAAATAACACTTGAGATACGGGAAAAGCCAATTAAAAATGGTAATTATGGTTTATTTGAGGTTACGGTTATAGACAATGGTATCGGGATAAAGCCGGATTTCTTACACAAGGTTTTCGAACCATTTGAACGTGCGGAAGACGCAACCTTGCGGAATATACAAGGAACCGGCTTAGGCATGGCGATAAGCCGTAATATCGCTCATATGATGAATGGTGAGATTCTGGTGGAGAGTGAATATGGCAAAGGTTCCGTTTTTACATTTACGATGCAGTTGAAATTGCAGGATCAAGGGTGTTTTGAGGATGATCATTTAAGGGATTTACCGGTTCTCGTGGTAGACGATGATATCGTGTGTTGCGAGAACGCATGTATGAGGATTAACGAGATCGGTATGAAAGGTGAATATGCCATTTCTGGTGAGGAGGCTATCGGGAAAGTAGAGAGGGCACATCATCTTAATGATGACTATTTTGCCGTTATCCTTGATCTGAAAATGCCGGGAATGGATGGAATCGAGACCGCTACCCGTATCCGAAAAGTCGTTGGCCGGGATATTCCGATCATTATTCTTTCCGCTTATGATTGTCCGCATTTTGAGGAGATAGCCCAACGAGCCGGTGTCGATGGATTCATAAGTAAGCCGTTGATGAAATCCAAGTTATTTTATTTGATGAAAAGTTTCGCTATCAAGCAAGAGGAAAAAGAGGAAGAGACGGAGAAGCCTCAATATCCTTTCGGTAACTTTGAGGGTAAGCGGATCTTGCTGGTGGAAGATAATAGCTTGAATAGGGAAATAGCGACTGTGTTACTAGAAGAGACCGGTGCGGTGGTAGAGGAGGCGGAAAATGGCCTTGTCGCGGTGAATATGGTAAAAAACTCTAGTCCGGGATATTATGACTTGGTATTTATGGATATCCAGATGCCGGTCATGAACGGGTACGACTCTACTCGCCATATTCGGGCATTAGAACGTCCGGATATCAAGTCCATGCCGATAATAGCCATGTCTGCGAACGCATTTGCGGAAGACATCAAGTTGTGTAAAGAATCCGGAATGAATGAGCATATCGCTAAGCCGATCGATTTCGGGAAAGTTCTTGAGATCTTAGAGAAATACTTGTAG